A window of the Proteus terrae subsp. cibarius genome harbors these coding sequences:
- the yhdP gene encoding AsmA2 domain-containing protein YhdP: MKRLPKYLLVITVFCLIVFALVLSGFRYFLPRLDSYRPEIESYLTKQLNSPVSMTKIMGEWQNFGPDIQVEGLNITNKDVNVTAEKVTFSFDVWRSLFAFRLHFRELTFEQLYVNYHSPIFTGQSGDITLTEPDDISSIFLEQFDRFKLIESRFVFLTPSGDTSTLHVPELMWLNQKNRHRAQGEVTLDTPVNHYGGLKVRLDLYTTENGLIDNGKVFLTADDIDISPWLSQWVKNNSGVGEAKASLSNWIEITQGRITGSQLQIHQGEMDWSNDGTSHALKVEDLILRMRRQENGWLADIPYTRKITMDGEEWPDGYLAVLYQPKEKQHDEAWRIRAKNIELDRLYAVLPLFSFLTPDFVRQWQYRQFSGMVNDFALDLTPEHFEQSAINLSWENVGWKRWQEIPSIQHFSGQLKGNMQRGELNFALANSEIDTGELFKAPLNIEKGKGTVYWTHSGDDLSLWSEGLDVQATSAWVTGDFRYEKQGEDQRLSILSGVRVTNAGDAWRYLPEKYVGKELTQYLSEAIIAGNIDNGTFIFHGDPADFPFDNHKGWFQVYAPVKHATFKFDSEWPALFDLDINLDFKNDGLWMSSAQAKVGKATATNLSAVIESYRQEKILINADIEATGDELKEYFLDSQMASIGHTLEELKVAGKINGTLKLDIPFGGEDVVASGDINLKNNDVTLNFMDTTLQGVSGQFRYHNDKLESDTLTANWFGQPLAFSFTSHNDTDNYQVDVGLKGQWDIQKIQGLPSDIQQKLSGILPWSGNVNVKIPEKGDVDYQVDLTGNINALNSKLTAPETQDLKTSPPIVISAKGNSETLSVNASAEKLWKLNSQWALGKQLRLLQGNLVSSSIKLPELGSQQRLTIALKGLEGDKWLPTLMAFSSLTPSENEVTFPDNVHISLPDLNFAGQKWRDPQTEIMRVSDGVKFAFSGNELRGDVFIPETSTPWQVNINYLYFNGVSSDQEEKTLKMASASDPNALKFSVKNIPSIDFECRECWVNGLLLGKIQGSLKQSNGTLLLTDGKLKNSSGELHVNGEWSDDIAGNNITKLQGKLKADEIDEMAAYFGYIVPILQSPLSADFSLQWHNTPWNFDLATLNGDIKSTLGKGRIEKVNVGQAGKLLRLVSFDALLRKLQFDFRDTFSEHFEYDSIKSEITINQGIMNADSVRVDGVIADIAISGKVDLLERKMDLQVVVTPEISATVGVATAFAINPIAGAAVFAASKVLGPLWSKISVIRYHVTGTMEQPKIDEVLRQLKENQAL; encoded by the coding sequence ATGAAGCGGCTGCCTAAATACCTGTTAGTGATAACAGTTTTTTGCCTCATCGTTTTTGCCTTGGTATTAAGCGGATTTCGCTATTTTCTGCCTCGCTTAGATAGTTATCGCCCAGAAATAGAATCGTATCTTACAAAGCAACTCAATAGCCCTGTCTCCATGACAAAGATTATGGGGGAGTGGCAGAATTTTGGCCCTGATATTCAAGTAGAAGGGTTGAATATTACCAATAAAGATGTGAACGTTACGGCAGAAAAAGTGACTTTTTCTTTTGACGTTTGGCGTTCATTATTCGCTTTTCGCCTTCATTTTCGTGAACTGACCTTTGAACAATTATATGTTAATTACCATAGCCCTATTTTTACTGGGCAAAGTGGGGATATAACGTTAACTGAACCTGATGATATTTCTTCCATTTTTCTTGAACAGTTTGATCGCTTTAAACTGATTGAAAGCCGTTTTGTTTTTTTAACCCCTTCAGGAGATACCAGTACATTACATGTGCCCGAATTGATGTGGTTAAATCAAAAAAATCGTCATCGTGCTCAAGGTGAAGTCACTCTTGATACACCGGTTAATCATTATGGCGGATTAAAGGTGCGCCTTGATCTCTATACCACAGAGAACGGTTTAATCGATAACGGCAAAGTATTTCTTACTGCAGATGATATTGATATCTCACCTTGGCTTAGTCAGTGGGTAAAAAATAATAGCGGAGTAGGTGAAGCCAAAGCGAGTTTATCTAACTGGATTGAAATTACTCAAGGGCGTATTACCGGAAGTCAATTGCAAATTCATCAAGGTGAGATGGATTGGAGTAATGATGGAACCTCACATGCATTAAAAGTTGAAGACTTAATATTGCGGATGAGAAGGCAAGAGAATGGTTGGCTTGCAGATATTCCTTATACTCGAAAAATTACCATGGATGGTGAAGAGTGGCCTGATGGTTATTTAGCGGTTCTTTATCAACCAAAAGAAAAACAACATGATGAAGCATGGCGTATTCGTGCCAAAAATATTGAGTTAGATAGGCTATATGCTGTATTGCCATTATTCTCTTTTTTAACACCTGATTTTGTTCGTCAATGGCAGTATCGCCAATTTTCTGGGATGGTTAATGATTTTGCATTAGATCTTACGCCTGAGCATTTTGAGCAAAGCGCGATTAATCTCTCATGGGAAAATGTGGGTTGGAAGCGTTGGCAAGAGATCCCTTCTATACAACATTTCAGCGGGCAATTAAAAGGCAATATGCAACGCGGTGAACTTAATTTCGCGCTAGCAAACAGTGAAATAGATACTGGCGAATTGTTTAAAGCACCGCTGAATATTGAGAAAGGGAAAGGCACAGTTTACTGGACTCATTCTGGAGATGACTTATCTCTTTGGAGTGAAGGGTTAGATGTTCAAGCTACATCAGCATGGGTTACGGGTGATTTTCGTTACGAGAAACAAGGTGAAGATCAGCGTCTTTCTATACTCTCAGGTGTAAGAGTTACAAATGCAGGAGATGCATGGCGTTATCTGCCAGAGAAATATGTTGGTAAAGAGCTGACACAATACCTCTCAGAGGCGATTATTGCGGGTAATATCGATAATGGAACCTTTATTTTCCATGGCGATCCCGCCGATTTTCCTTTTGATAATCACAAAGGCTGGTTCCAAGTTTATGCTCCTGTTAAACACGCCACCTTTAAATTTGATAGCGAATGGCCTGCATTATTCGATCTAGATATTAATTTAGATTTTAAAAATGATGGATTATGGATGTCTTCTGCACAAGCGAAAGTGGGTAAAGCCACTGCCACAAATTTAAGTGCAGTGATTGAGAGCTATCGACAAGAGAAGATCTTAATTAATGCGGATATTGAAGCCACAGGCGACGAGTTGAAAGAGTATTTCTTAGATTCTCAAATGGCGAGTATAGGTCATACACTTGAAGAGCTTAAAGTCGCTGGGAAAATCAATGGTACATTGAAATTAGATATTCCCTTTGGTGGTGAAGATGTGGTGGCTTCGGGTGATATTAATTTAAAAAACAATGATGTCACATTGAATTTTATGGATACCACCTTACAGGGCGTCAGTGGACAATTTCGTTATCACAATGACAAACTTGAGAGTGATACATTAACAGCTAATTGGTTTGGGCAGCCTCTCGCTTTCTCATTTACAAGTCACAATGATACGGATAATTATCAGGTCGATGTAGGCTTGAAAGGTCAATGGGATATTCAAAAAATTCAAGGTTTACCAAGCGATATTCAACAGAAATTGAGTGGCATACTCCCTTGGAGCGGCAACGTTAATGTTAAGATCCCCGAAAAAGGTGATGTCGATTATCAAGTCGATTTAACTGGAAATATAAATGCATTAAATAGCAAATTAACCGCACCTGAAACGCAAGATTTAAAAACTTCACCACCTATTGTTATTTCTGCAAAAGGTAACAGTGAAACCTTAAGCGTGAATGCTAGTGCTGAGAAACTGTGGAAACTTAATAGCCAATGGGCTTTAGGAAAACAGTTACGGTTATTACAAGGTAATCTTGTTTCTTCTTCTATTAAATTACCAGAATTGGGTTCACAACAACGCTTAACTATTGCCCTTAAAGGATTAGAGGGGGATAAATGGTTGCCAACATTAATGGCTTTTTCGTCTTTAACGCCATCTGAAAATGAAGTCACTTTTCCTGATAATGTGCACATTAGTTTGCCTGATTTAAATTTTGCAGGGCAAAAATGGCGTGATCCGCAAACTGAAATTATGCGCGTTAGTGACGGTGTGAAATTTGCATTTTCAGGAAATGAATTACGAGGCGATGTGTTTATTCCTGAAACATCAACACCTTGGCAAGTGAATATTAATTATCTCTATTTTAATGGTGTCTCCTCTGACCAAGAAGAAAAAACGTTAAAAATGGCGAGCGCTTCTGATCCTAATGCTTTGAAATTTTCAGTAAAAAATATCCCTTCTATTGATTTTGAATGTCGAGAATGTTGGGTGAACGGTCTGCTTTTAGGGAAAATTCAAGGTTCATTAAAGCAAAGTAATGGCACATTGCTTTTAACTGACGGTAAATTAAAAAATAGCAGTGGTGAGCTACATGTTAATGGCGAATGGTCTGATGATATCGCAGGAAACAACATCACAAAGCTACAAGGCAAGCTAAAAGCAGATGAAATTGATGAAATGGCAGCTTACTTTGGCTATATCGTTCCTATTTTGCAATCTCCTCTTTCTGCTGATTTTTCATTACAATGGCATAATACGCCATGGAATTTTGATCTTGCGACCTTAAATGGTGATATCAAATCTACTTTAGGGAAAGGGCGGATAGAAAAAGTGAATGTCGGACAAGCCGGTAAGTTACTTCGCCTTGTGAGTTTCGATGCACTTTTACGTAAATTACAGTTTGATTTTAGAGATACTTTCAGTGAGCATTTTGAATATGATTCGATTAAGAGTGAAATTACGATTAATCAAGGTATTATGAATGCTGATAGTGTCCGAGTTGATGGTGTTATTGCCGATATTGCAATCAGTGGGAAAGTTGATTTACTTGAACGTAAAATGGACCTACAAGTTGTGGTAACGCCAGAGATTTCAGCAACAGTCGGTGTTGCTACTGCATTCGCTATAAACCCAATTGCAGGCGCCGCAGTGTTTGCGGCATCAAAGGTTCTGGGGCCACTTTGGAGTAAGATTTCTGTTATCCGTTATCATGTGACCGGAACTATGGAACAACCCAAAATTGACGAAGTACTGCGTCAGCTTAAGGAGAATCAGGCGTTATGA
- the nit1 gene encoding deaminated glutathione amidase, producing MKKVNVALLQLCSGKNTKNNLAQIEQQIKQLPDSVKLVLTPENALLFSNSKDYHKHAEIQGDGPLQNAIAKMAQRYKVWILVGSMPLISRDSPDQITSSSLVFDDEGVIRARYDKIHMFDVSIDDEQGEYNESSIYQRGERLTVVDTPVGKLGLTICYDLRFPGIFQALREKGAEIISVPAAFTRLTGKAHWEPLLRARAIENQCIILAPAQVGTHDTRRTWGHTMAIDGWGKVLKKNPDAVSALTLNVGVDSLHGMREQIRVVKHNRFRPKLTHLIKKVKDKEEL from the coding sequence ATGAAAAAAGTTAATGTCGCACTTTTGCAACTTTGTAGCGGTAAAAACACAAAAAATAATCTAGCGCAAATTGAGCAACAGATTAAACAATTACCCGATTCAGTGAAGCTTGTATTAACACCTGAAAATGCGTTACTTTTTTCAAACTCTAAAGATTACCATAAACACGCTGAAATTCAGGGCGATGGGCCTTTACAAAATGCTATCGCTAAAATGGCTCAGCGTTACAAAGTATGGATCTTAGTCGGTTCTATGCCATTGATTAGTCGAGACTCTCCAGACCAAATTACCAGCAGTAGCTTGGTGTTTGATGATGAAGGAGTTATCCGCGCTCGTTATGACAAAATCCATATGTTTGATGTCAGTATTGATGATGAGCAAGGCGAATATAATGAGTCTTCTATTTATCAACGTGGTGAACGTTTAACCGTCGTTGATACTCCCGTTGGGAAATTAGGTTTAACGATCTGTTATGACTTACGCTTCCCAGGTATTTTCCAAGCATTAAGAGAAAAAGGTGCCGAGATAATCTCTGTGCCAGCGGCTTTTACCCGTTTAACAGGAAAAGCACACTGGGAACCTTTATTACGTGCTCGTGCCATTGAGAATCAGTGTATTATATTAGCGCCAGCACAAGTGGGTACACATGATACGCGCCGGACTTGGGGTCATACTATGGCGATTGATGGCTGGGGTAAAGTCTTGAAAAAGAACCCTGATGCTGTCAGTGCGCTAACGCTGAATGTTGGCGTCGATAGTTTACACGGTATGCGTGAACAGATCCGAGTTGTAAAACATAACCGTTTTCGCCCGAAACTGACCCACTTAATCAAAAAAGTTAAGGATAAAGAAGAATTATGA
- the tldD gene encoding metalloprotease TldD, with amino-acid sequence MSLAVVSESLLEANKLSLDDLASTLEQLAQRQIDYGDLYFQSSYHEAWILDDQIIKDGSYNIDQGVGVRAIYGEKTGFAYADQLTLNALNQSAHAARSIVQTKGNGRIHTLGAIQHSPLYSLNDPLQSLSREEKIALLHEVDKAARAEDKRVKQVNASLTGVYEHVLVAATDGTLAADVRPLVRLSVSVLVEEDGKRERGASGGGGRFGYDYFLTKVYGESHAVTYAREAVRMALVNLSAIAAPAGTMPVVLGAGWPGVLLHEAVGHGLEGDFNRRETSVFSGRLGEKVTSELCTIVDDGTLEGRRGSVAIDDEGVPGQYNVLIENGILKGYMQDKMNARLMGVAPTGNGRRESYAHLPMPRMTNTYMLAGKSSPEEIIASVDRGIYAPNFGGGQVDITSGKFVFSTSEAYLIENGKITKPIKGATLIGSGIEAMQQVSMVGNDLALDKGVGVCGKEGQSLPVGVGQPTLKLDKITVGGTA; translated from the coding sequence ATGAGTTTAGCTGTTGTCAGCGAAAGTCTGTTGGAAGCAAACAAACTTAGTTTAGATGATTTAGCATCAACACTAGAGCAGCTTGCACAGCGTCAAATTGATTATGGTGATCTTTATTTTCAGTCAAGTTATCACGAGGCTTGGATCCTCGACGATCAGATTATTAAAGATGGCTCTTACAATATTGATCAAGGTGTTGGCGTTAGAGCAATTTACGGTGAAAAAACCGGTTTTGCTTATGCTGACCAACTAACGCTTAACGCACTTAATCAAAGTGCTCATGCTGCACGAAGTATTGTTCAGACTAAAGGTAATGGTCGTATCCATACTTTAGGTGCTATTCAACATTCTCCGCTATACAGCTTAAATGATCCTCTGCAAAGTCTTTCTCGCGAAGAGAAAATTGCATTATTGCATGAGGTAGATAAAGCCGCTCGTGCTGAAGATAAACGTGTTAAACAAGTTAACGCGTCATTAACTGGTGTTTATGAGCATGTGCTGGTTGCAGCAACTGATGGTACGTTAGCCGCTGATGTGCGTCCTTTAGTTCGTCTTTCTGTCAGTGTGCTGGTGGAAGAAGATGGCAAGCGTGAGCGTGGCGCAAGTGGTGGCGGTGGTCGCTTTGGTTATGACTATTTCTTAACTAAAGTGTATGGTGAAAGCCATGCAGTCACTTATGCTCGTGAAGCTGTACGTATGGCATTAGTGAATTTATCAGCGATTGCAGCACCAGCGGGAACAATGCCTGTGGTATTAGGTGCAGGATGGCCGGGGGTATTATTGCATGAAGCTGTGGGTCATGGTTTAGAAGGTGATTTCAACCGTCGTGAAACCTCCGTATTTTCTGGTCGCCTTGGTGAGAAAGTTACTTCTGAGCTTTGTACGATTGTTGATGATGGCACTCTTGAAGGTCGTCGAGGCTCTGTTGCTATCGACGATGAAGGTGTTCCGGGTCAATATAATGTCTTAATCGAAAACGGCATCTTAAAAGGCTATATGCAAGATAAGATGAATGCACGTTTAATGGGTGTTGCACCGACAGGAAATGGTCGTCGTGAGTCTTATGCGCATCTTCCTATGCCTCGTATGACAAACACCTATATGTTAGCAGGCAAATCCTCACCTGAAGAAATTATTGCCAGCGTTGATCGCGGTATTTATGCACCAAACTTTGGTGGCGGTCAGGTTGATATTACATCGGGTAAATTTGTTTTCTCAACTTCAGAAGCTTATTTAATCGAGAATGGAAAAATAACAAAACCAATTAAAGGGGCAACTCTGATTGGTTCAGGTATTGAAGCTATGCAACAGGTCTCTATGGTGGGTAATGATCTCGCTTTAGATAAAGGAGTGGGCGTTTGTGGTAAAGAAGGACAAAGCCTCCCTGTTGGTGTGGGTCAACCTACGTTGAAGCTTGATAAGATCACTGTAGGCGGTACTGCTTAA
- a CDS encoding ribonuclease domain-containing protein, producing the protein MGKRLLPVIIVIAVLFGVLYKGLLPEAKISSSSSPVSVPTSSSNSSNKPAQIPLSIDEKTQANAVANYLQRHQQLPSFYLTKKQAREQGWNAKEGNLCEVLPGRAIGGDRFMNREKQLPEEAGRQWYEADVNYHCGHRGSDRLLYSNDGLIYVTTDHYRTMTKVAP; encoded by the coding sequence ATGGGTAAACGTTTATTACCAGTTATTATTGTTATTGCTGTTTTATTTGGTGTTCTCTACAAAGGTTTGCTTCCTGAAGCGAAAATATCATCCTCTTCATCGCCAGTCTCTGTTCCAACATCATCAAGTAATAGCAGCAATAAACCAGCACAAATTCCTCTTTCTATTGATGAAAAAACACAAGCCAATGCAGTGGCTAACTATTTACAACGTCACCAACAGCTACCGAGTTTTTATCTCACTAAAAAACAGGCAAGAGAACAAGGCTGGAATGCGAAAGAAGGTAACTTATGTGAAGTTTTGCCGGGAAGAGCAATTGGTGGCGATCGTTTTATGAACCGTGAAAAACAGCTACCAGAAGAAGCAGGACGGCAGTGGTATGAAGCGGATGTAAATTATCACTGTGGTCATCGTGGTAGCGACAGATTGCTCTATTCGAATGATGGGTTGATTTATGTCACCACCGATCATTACCGCACAATGACAAAGGTTGCTCCTTAA
- a CDS encoding barstar family protein: MKQVIFDFKMLVDRDAFYQDFALQFQLDDNFGDNLDALWDALVGGIELPVSIVFKHLPHHSRDFQPLVEVMQEAQNELGKDVLSFHCEHKAQK; the protein is encoded by the coding sequence ATGAAACAGGTTATCTTCGATTTTAAGATGCTAGTAGATAGAGATGCTTTTTATCAGGATTTTGCACTGCAATTTCAGTTAGATGATAATTTTGGCGATAACCTAGATGCATTATGGGATGCATTAGTGGGAGGAATAGAATTACCTGTCAGTATTGTTTTCAAGCATCTACCTCATCATTCCCGTGATTTTCAGCCTTTAGTAGAAGTGATGCAAGAAGCACAAAATGAGCTTGGTAAAGACGTATTGAGCTTTCATTGTGAGCATAAAGCGCAAAAGTAA
- the yjgA gene encoding ribosome biogenesis factor YjgA, with the protein MAKQPEEWHYLNPEFDDTSSEEEEEEEIIWVSKSEIKRDAEALKKLGTELVELSAQELERVPLDEKLLASIQLAQKVQREARRRQIQYIGKLLRNVDEDPIRQALDKLKNRHNQQILVLHKLEDLRIRLIEGGNEVIEEVVALYPMADRQQLRTLIRNVKKEKEANKPPKSFRLLFQYLKDLSESA; encoded by the coding sequence ATGGCAAAGCAGCCTGAAGAGTGGCATTACCTCAATCCTGAATTTGACGATACATCGTCAGAAGAGGAAGAAGAGGAAGAAATTATCTGGGTCAGCAAAAGTGAAATTAAACGTGATGCTGAAGCACTCAAAAAACTGGGTACTGAATTAGTTGAATTAAGTGCGCAAGAATTAGAGCGTGTGCCATTAGATGAGAAATTATTAGCCTCTATTCAATTAGCACAAAAAGTACAGCGTGAAGCACGCCGTCGCCAAATTCAATATATTGGAAAACTACTGCGCAATGTGGACGAAGATCCGATCCGCCAAGCACTCGATAAACTAAAAAACCGCCACAACCAACAGATCTTAGTGTTACATAAACTAGAAGATCTGCGAATTCGCCTTATCGAAGGTGGTAATGAAGTGATTGAAGAAGTCGTGGCACTTTATCCAATGGCCGATCGCCAACAATTACGCACACTTATCCGTAATGTAAAAAAAGAAAAAGAAGCGAATAAACCACCAAAATCATTCCGCTTACTATTCCAATATCTAAAAGATTTATCAGAATCAGCATAA
- the pmbA gene encoding metalloprotease PmbA: MNNSDQVKQLEDAVSLALELAAKQCDSAEVAINKSTGISVSTRYGEVENVEFNSDGALGITVYQQQRKGSASSTDLSPDAIKQAVQAAVDIARYTSVDPYAGPADQDLLAFDAPFLDLYHPTEITADKAIELASRAEKAALDSDSRIINTEGGSFNSHSGTRVFGNSLGLLKSYSSSRYSMSSCVIARDGEDMERDYAYTISRRFDDLESPEWVGQECARRTLSRLAPRKLPTMKAPVIFAADVATGIFGHLVAAISGSMIYRESSCLLDSLGKQIFPQWLNIQERPHLIRGLASTPFDSEGVRTTDAEIIKDGVLQEWLLTTYSARKLGLKSNGHAGGIHNWYIPGQGLSFDALLKEMGTGLVVTELMGQGVSTVTGDYSRGASGFWVENGEIQYPVSEVTIAGNLKDMWANIATMGDDIEMRSNVQCGSLLLPEMSIAGE; this comes from the coding sequence ATGAATAATTCAGATCAGGTAAAACAGCTTGAAGACGCCGTCTCACTCGCATTAGAGCTGGCTGCAAAACAGTGTGATAGTGCCGAAGTCGCTATTAATAAATCGACGGGTATTAGTGTGAGTACGCGTTACGGTGAAGTTGAAAATGTTGAATTTAACAGTGATGGTGCTTTAGGCATTACGGTTTACCAACAACAACGTAAAGGTAGTGCATCTTCAACAGATTTAAGTCCTGATGCAATTAAGCAAGCTGTACAGGCCGCTGTGGATATTGCACGCTACACTTCCGTTGACCCATATGCAGGACCTGCTGATCAAGATCTATTAGCCTTTGATGCGCCTTTCCTTGATCTTTACCATCCTACCGAGATAACGGCAGATAAAGCGATTGAATTAGCATCAAGAGCAGAAAAAGCTGCTTTAGATAGCGATAGTCGTATTATTAATACCGAAGGGGGGAGCTTTAATAGTCATAGTGGAACCCGTGTATTTGGTAATAGCCTTGGCTTATTAAAAAGCTATTCATCTTCACGTTATTCTATGTCGAGCTGTGTTATTGCTCGTGATGGTGAAGATATGGAACGCGATTATGCCTACACCATTAGCCGTCGTTTTGATGATCTAGAATCACCTGAGTGGGTAGGTCAAGAGTGTGCTCGCCGTACTTTATCTCGCCTTGCACCTCGTAAACTTCCAACCATGAAAGCCCCCGTTATTTTTGCTGCCGATGTTGCGACAGGTATTTTTGGTCATTTGGTTGCAGCAATTAGTGGTAGCATGATTTATCGTGAATCTTCTTGCTTACTCGATAGCTTAGGTAAGCAAATTTTCCCTCAATGGCTAAATATTCAAGAACGACCTCACTTAATAAGAGGTTTGGCATCAACACCGTTTGATAGTGAAGGTGTGCGCACAACCGATGCCGAAATTATTAAAGATGGCGTATTACAAGAGTGGCTATTAACTACTTATTCAGCGAGAAAATTGGGTTTAAAAAGTAATGGTCATGCTGGTGGGATCCATAACTGGTATATCCCAGGACAAGGTTTATCGTTTGATGCGTTGTTAAAAGAGATGGGAACAGGTCTTGTTGTCACTGAATTGATGGGACAAGGCGTCAGCACAGTAACGGGTGATTATTCTCGTGGCGCGAGTGGTTTTTGGGTTGAAAACGGTGAAATCCAATACCCTGTAAGCGAAGTGACTATTGCCGGTAATTTAAAAGATATGTGGGCAAATATTGCCACTATGGGTGATGATATCGAGATGCGTAGTAATGTTCAGTGTGGATCGCTGTTATTACCAGAAATGAGTATTGCTGGTGAGTGA
- the rnk gene encoding nucleoside diphosphate kinase regulator, with protein sequence MTKPTIIINELDAERLDSLLEQPAFADSPIAEALNEELDRADIVTPADIPANIVTMNSKVRFMDLKNNEERTRTLVYPASLKDSTTELSVMAPMGAALLGLAIDDEISWKLPNGLETKVKVLEILYQPEAAGELHR encoded by the coding sequence ATGACAAAGCCAACAATTATCATCAACGAACTTGATGCAGAACGTTTAGATTCATTACTTGAACAACCGGCATTTGCAGATAGCCCGATTGCTGAAGCATTGAATGAAGAGTTAGATCGTGCTGACATTGTTACACCAGCTGATATCCCTGCTAATATTGTCACAATGAACAGCAAAGTCCGTTTTATGGACTTAAAAAATAATGAAGAGCGTACTCGTACGTTAGTGTATCCTGCTTCATTAAAAGATAGCACTACTGAACTTTCCGTTATGGCGCCAATGGGTGCTGCGCTACTAGGTTTAGCGATTGATGATGAGATCAGTTGGAAGCTACCAAATGGCCTTGAAACCAAGGTTAAAGTATTAGAAATTCTATACCAACCTGAAGCTGCGGGTGAATTACACCGTTAA
- the npr gene encoding PTS phosphocarrier protein NPr: MTQYRQVAIKNRLGMHARPAMKLFDLVKTFQSTVILRNNEGVEAQADSVIAMLMLDSEQGSQIDIEVTGSDENEAIDAIIALFESGFDEE; encoded by the coding sequence ATGACCCAATATCGACAAGTTGCGATTAAAAATCGACTTGGTATGCATGCAAGGCCTGCGATGAAGTTGTTTGATTTAGTAAAAACATTTCAATCAACCGTCATTTTACGCAACAACGAAGGGGTTGAAGCACAAGCGGATAGTGTGATTGCTATGCTGATGTTAGATTCAGAGCAAGGCAGTCAAATTGATATAGAAGTAACTGGTAGTGATGAAAATGAAGCTATTGATGCTATTATCGCATTATTTGAATCGGGGTTTGATGAAGAATAA
- the rapZ gene encoding RNase adapter RapZ: protein MVLMIVSGRSGSGKSVALRALEDMGFYCVDNLPVDLLPELAKTLAERDASAAAVSIDVRNMPESPEIFEKALESLPAEYSPQLLFLDADRNTLIRRYSDTRRLHPLSTKNLSLEVAIDTESDLLEPLRSRADLIIDTSEMSVHELAEMLRTRLLGKRERELTMVFESFGFKHGIPIDADYVFDVRFLPNPHWDPKLRPMTGLDRPVAAFLDRHTEVHNFIYQTRSYLELWLPMLETNNRSYLTVAIGCTGGKHRSVYVAEQLADYFRSRGKNVQSRHRTLEKRK, encoded by the coding sequence ATGGTGCTGATGATAGTCAGCGGACGCTCTGGTTCAGGTAAGTCAGTCGCTTTGCGTGCGCTTGAAGACATGGGATTTTATTGTGTTGATAACTTACCTGTTGATCTTTTACCTGAGCTCGCAAAAACACTGGCTGAACGTGATGCTTCTGCTGCCGCAGTCAGTATTGATGTCCGAAATATGCCAGAATCGCCGGAGATCTTCGAAAAAGCGCTGGAAAGTTTACCCGCTGAATATTCTCCACAACTCTTATTTTTAGATGCAGATAGAAATACCTTAATTCGTCGTTATAGTGATACTCGACGTCTTCACCCTCTTTCGACCAAGAACCTTTCATTAGAAGTGGCAATTGATACCGAAAGTGATCTACTTGAGCCATTGCGATCACGCGCTGATCTCATCATTGATACTTCTGAGATGTCAGTTCATGAGCTCGCAGAAATGCTACGTACTCGCTTATTAGGTAAGCGTGAACGTGAGCTGACGATGGTCTTTGAATCATTTGGCTTTAAGCATGGTATTCCTATTGATGCAGACTATGTTTTTGATGTGCGTTTCTTACCAAATCCACATTGGGATCCTAAACTGCGTCCAATGACAGGTCTTGATCGCCCTGTCGCGGCATTTTTAGATAGACACACCGAAGTTCATAACTTTATTTATCAAACTAGAAGCTACCTTGAACTTTGGTTGCCGATGTTAGAAACCAATAACCGTAGTTATTTGACGGTTGCGATTGGTTGTACGGGTGGTAAACACCGTTCTGTTTATGTTGCAGAGCAACTCGCAGATTATTTCCGTTCTAGAGGGAAAAACGTACAATCACGCCACAGAACACTAGAAAAACGCAAATGA